In a genomic window of Paramecium tetraurelia macronuclear, complete genome:
- a CDS encoding Ribosomal RNA adenine dimethylase: MKNTVSKSNMVFNKSFGQHILINQQILQMIVDKSAIRPTDIVLEIGPGTGNLTELLLQRAKQVICVEIDPRMVIELTKRFKYSQYSDKFKLIQGDFLTAELPFFDLCVANVPYQISSPLVFKLLAQRPLWRCAVLMFQQEFAFRLVAKPGNELYCRLSANVQMLSRVDHLMKVGKNNFKPPPKVESSVVRIEPKNPIPNINYIEWDGLLRICFNRKNKQLSAIFKNKSVLKTLEHNFHVIEQEGIKVNDPANNVKQLISSIMEEEDVKGKGKKDKKDKKDKQNQQKGEESESEDDEDNNQQPEKQQTTQNPFRLKINEILKTNDMFQKRPVKMDNDDFLQLLCAMNAQGIHFK; the protein is encoded by the coding sequence atGAAAAATACAGTAAGCAAATCAAATATggtttttaataaatcatttggTTAACACATCctcataaatcaataaattctctAGATGATCGTAGATAAGTCTGCTATTAGACCAACAGACATTGTATTAGAAATAGGACCAGGAACAGGTAATTTGACAGAATTGTTATTACAAAGAGCAAAATAAGTTATTTGCGTTGAAATAGACCCTCGAATGGTTATAGAATTGACTAAAAGATTTAAGTACTCCTAATATTcagataaattcaaattaatctaaGGTGATTTTTTAACAGCAGAATTGccattttttgatttatgtGTAGCAAATGTcccttattaaatatcatctCCCTTGGTTTTTAAGTTGTTGGCTCAAAGACCTCTTTGGAGATGCGCAGTTTTAATGTTCTAATAAGAATTTGCATTCAGATTAGTTGCCAAACCtggaaatgaattatattgtAGGCTATCTGCAAATGTTTAAATGCTATCAAGAGTTGATCACTTGATGAAAGTTGGTAAAAACAACTTTAAACCCCCTCCTAAGGTAGAATCATCAGTTGTAAGAATAGAACCAAAGAATCCTATtcctaatattaattatattgaatggGATGGTTTGTTGAGAATTTGTTTCAATAGGaagaataaacaattatctGCCATCTTTAAAAACAAATCCGTACTTAAAACTTTAGAACATAATTTTCATGTAATCGAATAAGAAGGAATTAAAGTGAATGACCCTGCCAATAATgtcaaacaattaatttcatctattaTGGAAGAAGAGGATGTCAAAGGAAAAGGGAAGAAGGATAAAAAGgataaaaaagataaataaaactaataaaaagGTGAGGAATCTGAATCagaagatgatgaagataACAATTAACAGCCAGAGAAACAATAAACTACTTAAAATCCATTCAGATTAaagataaatgaaatattgaaAACAAATGATATGTTCCAAAAAAGGCCAGTTAAGATGGATAATGatgattttctttaattgctTTGTGCTATGAATGCTCAaggaattcattttaaatga
- a CDS encoding Meiotic recombination protein REC14: MVRNGFYNSPKFLWHLLTLQGNQYRLQIQVKTIQLQVYWMKQWHYGKIKLEGHFLGIVDVKFSNNGELLAVSSLDSVIRIWDLKKSIKSREIACDQMENWNICWLKDYICTAGEGGRLSIFGLDQNQEEIPVFSVENSFASALAANNSNIAVGTDSGSLHIVEDPIEKRKLHSKKIHKKMVRSVKFSNDGFKAFSSSDDGDIKLTDLTKMKEIKTFQHHYSVNSIDVNPIDDKLVVSCSSDYKVRLWDTSSGQCIEQFNPFDKKDDKLWAVRFNRDGSLIGVCSQQGQLSFYSRN, translated from the exons ATGGTAAGGAATGGCTTCTATAATAGTCCAAAGTTTCTGTGGCATCTACTTACACTATAGGGGAATCAATATCGTCTTTAGATATAAGTCAAGACTATACAGCTGCAGGTTTATTGGATGAAACAGTGGCATTATGGAAAGATAAA ACTGGAAGGACACTTTTTAGGGATTGTGGATGTAAAATTCTCAAATAATGGCGAATTGCTTGCAGTAAGTTCATTAGATAGCGTTATACGTATTTGGGACTTAAAGAAGAGTATTAAATCGAGAGAAATTGCCTGTGATTAAATGGAGAATTGGAATATTTGTTGGTTGAAAGATTACATTTGTACTGCAGGAGAGGGAGGCAGATTATCCATCTTTGGTTTGGATCAAAATCAAGAAGAAATTCCAGTGTTTTCAGTAGAGAATTCATTCGCATCAGCTTTGGCTGCAAATAATTCGAATATTGCTGTAGGAACAGATAGTGGATCATTGCATATTGTCGAAGATCCTATTGAAAAGAGAAAATTACATTCGAAAAAAATTCATAAGAAAATGGTGAGATCTGTTAAATTTAGTAATGATGGTTTCAAAGCCTTTTCAAGCTCAGATGATGGAGATATTAAACTTACTGATTTAACTAAAATGAAGGAGATTAAAACATTTTAACACCACTATTCTGTTAATTCTATTGATGTTAATCCAATAGATGATAAGCTAGTTGTCAGTTGTTCATCTGATTACAAAGTTAGATTATGGGATACATCATCTGGATAAtgtattgaataatttaaccCCTTTGACAAAAAGGATGACAAATTATGGGCTGTTAGGTTTAATAGGGATGGATCTCTTATTGGAGTGTGCTCATAACAAGGTTAATTAAGCTTCTATAGtagaaattga
- a CDS encoding Kinesin has product MQEPFKVSIRVKPYEGRSRFLTQRIGKETIIQVECPTQTIRDPDTYEQRSFAFDNVFNDGESTQDIYDQVDKLNVQYQSISQMIYDCVSQGYNGTILAYGQTGSGKSYTMFGNLYDPLVENDGLVSMVLEQLFQMNVKISISYLEIYNEQIRDLIGDQVGLQLNEDPIKGVMLQDVQELQIMTIDHAKSIIINGNQKRVMAATNANQFSSRSHAIIQLFVVNQQYQCKLSLVDLAGSEKANVNEGSKGIRQMEGANINKSLLALGNCINMLACDQSMKKFVPYRDSKLTRLLKDSLGGNTKTLMIGCVQQIVQCHEESINTLKYASRARAIKKKIVQNIKINDVTNCSCNCNSENVSLLQAEIEALKQEVSFQCQLTEEEIEIRLNLKQIDQLQFQNREGLEYLLQQMNSEMIDEDRLKNEIMQYERAINENERIRQELTSQLQSKKKERTDPRDIQIEMLKKEITFLRDQIKQKDLVIDSLKMDKDNSKQSRPHTSYQETDRPKMNKENSIEIDVRKDSLQYCGSSKSIKQPTNREEEQHLQKLNKARDNYKIFRAKMIQLQEKMNYYTKNDVQLNQNQLKEIIDMMNELSTQNGPVLKQDEEMIIYFQKFIKSQTQKSQQQINQSTLNTQITTPQQRSRSVNPNPIRGKGTSQHQRKPLQPTNQSPMNRQLFSNHTKQYQQLVQKGKKESCPTPQNKQKYILEYVKKMENQIPRGSNKSPLQSFSSDNSDKYQFTNIRPETILLSVVLSKRFRFNQFNDIIHNYYCLITKANPSSSPNIHLFLTFLIVLYCKIVEIIKFKYGQFLTQRKLKSRAFETMLCLS; this is encoded by the exons atgcaaGAGCCATTTAAAGTGAGTATTAGAGTGAAACCATATGAGGGAAGATCAAGATTTCTCACTTAGAGAATAGGAAAAGAAACt attatacAAGTAGAATGTCCAACTTAGACAATACGAGATCCTGATACTTATGAATAAAGATCATTTGCATTTGATAATGTGTTCAATGATGGAGAGAGCACACAAGATATTTACGATTAagtagataaattaaatgtataaTACTAGTCAATatcataaatgatttatGATTGTGTTTCTTAAGGATATAATGGAACAATTTTGGCGTATGGTTAAACAGGTTCAGGAAAGAGTTACACAATGTTTGGCAACTTATACGATCCTTTGGTAGAAAATGATGGATTGGTTTCGATggttttagaataattattccaaatgaacgttaaaattagtatttcATATTTGGAAATTTACAATGAACAAATACGAGATTTAATTGGAGATTAGGTTGGATTGCAGTTGAATGAAGACCCTATTAAGGGAGTCATGTTATAAGATGTGCAGGAATTGTAAATTATGACTATAGATCAtgcaaaatcaataataattaatggcAATTAAAAAAGAGTAATGGCTGCAACTAATGCTAACCAATTCTCTTCTCGATCCCAtgcaattatataattatttgttgtAAACTAACAATACCAATGCAAATTATCCTTAGTGGATTTGGCAGGAAGTGAAAAAGCCAATGTAAATGAAGGTAGTAAAGGAATTAGACAAATGGAAGGGgctaatatcaataaaagtCTATTGGCCCTAGGAAATTGCATCAATATGTTGGCTTGTGATTAATCAATGAAGAAGTTTGTGCCTTACAGGGATTCAAAATTAACTAGACTTTTAAAAGACTCTTTGGGAGGCAACACTAAAACTCTTATGATAGGGTGCGTATAACAAATAGTTTAATGTCATGAGGAGAGTATTAATACTCTAAAATATGCATCCAGAGCCAGAGctataaaaaaaaagattgtctaaaatatcaaaattaatgatgtCACTAATTGTAGTTGTAATTGCAATTCAGAAAATGTAAGCCTATTGCAAGCTGAGATTGAagcattaaaataagaagtaTCATTCTAGT gTTAATTGACAGAAGAAGAGATTGAAAtaagattgaatttaaagCAAATCGATTAATTGCAATTCTAAAACAGAGAAGGCTTAGAATATTTGTTacaataaatgaattctGAGATGATAGATGAAGATCGATTGAAGAATGAAATAATGTAATATGAAAGAGCgattaatgaaaatgagaGAATCCGATAAGAGTTGACTTCTCAATTGTAATCTAAGAAGAAAGAAAGAACTGATCCAAGAGACATTCAAATTGAGATgcttaaaaaagaaattacttTTCTCAGAGAtcagattaaataaaaggattTAGTTATTGATTCCTTGAAAATGGATAAGgataatagtaaataatcCAGACCACACACTAGTTATTAAGAAACCGATAGACCAAAGATGAATAAAGAGAACTCTATCGAAATTGATGTCAGAAAGGACAGTCTGTAATATTGTGGCTCATCTAAATCTATTAAGTAGCCTACAAATAGGGAAGAAGAATAACATctatagaaattgaataaagcCAGAGATAACTATAAGATATTTAGGGCTAAAATGATTCAACTCtaagaaaaaatgaattattacaCTAAAAACGACGTTCAATTAAACcagaatcaattaaaagaaataattgatatgaTGAATGAACTCTCAACTCAGAATGGTCCTGTTCTCAAATAAGATGAAGAAATGATAATCTACTTccaaaaattcattaagtCTTAAACTTAGAAATCTTAATAgcaaataaatcaaagtaCTTTGAATACGCAAATTACTACACCGCAATAAAGATCAAGGAGTGTCAACCCAAATCCAATCAGAGGAAAGGGAACTTCTTAGCATTAGAGAAAGCCTTTGTAACCAACCAATTAATCACCGATGAATCGATAATTATTCAGTAATCACACTAAACAATATCAgtaattagtttaaaaagGAAAGAAG GAAAGTTGTCCCACTCcgtagaataaataaaagtacATTTTGGAATACGTAAAGaaaatggaaaattaaataccGAGGGGGAGTAACAAGTCCCCACTACAATCATTTAGCTCAGATAATTCGGATAAGTATTAATTCACTAATATAAGACCAGAGACGATATTATTAAGCGTAGTTTTATCTAAAAGGTTCCgtttcaatcaatttaatgatattatccacaattattattgtctCATTACAAAAGCAAATCCAAGTAGTTCTCCAAATATTCATTTGTTTTTGACATTTCTAATAGTtctttattgtaaaattgtcgaaataattaaatttaaatatggaTAATTCTTAACccaaagaaaattaaaaagccGAGCCTTTGAGACCATGTTGTGCTTGTCCTGA
- a CDS encoding 2-oxoglutarate dehydrogenase encodes MIRASNKVIRYSFSATYVSGLFEHWQKNPQSVPEGWRQYFSEQINGGAGVQGTTSLNPLDHAKQIQLLYRTYYMFRMFFVCGHQLADLDPLNLPNTKEYGRVKGSRPEMTLDSFGFKKEELDIPIYFGNKDQRSFIYPFMEVKEEWTIREIYDRLSQIYTKKYGVEYIHMVSTEQKHWVEQEMDRIAQWKPSKETQTATWQRLARVDLFNEFLKNRFTTSKRFGIEGTDTLIVGLEALVDQCAQNKVEHIIVGMAHRGRLSTLANVFKKPLEIIFAEFQNKYSKEIEESWGNIGDVKYHLGVTRDQQFPDGHHIRMTMLPNPSHLEAVNPVVQGKTRALQDICGNKQNCLGIIIHGDAAMAGQGVVYESLQLENLTGYSNEGVIHVVVNNQIGFTTTPIDSRSGLYCTDVAKAIDVPIIHVNADDPDLVEEIFKIAVRFRQQFKKDIVIDLIGYRRYGHNEQDQPAFTQPQMYEIINKQKPVFQLYDQQLRKNGVITDDFASTEIKKLNNSLETAYKNIQKETFDKVHWVPKPWEKIQQVTKWGKVKDTGVALKDLLELNEKVNHLPAELTVHPQVKRIYEQRKQSIEQGKGIDFGTAEALAFGTLLHEGFSIRLSGQDCERGTFSQRHAVLNDQKKDIKYYPLRNQIPSGGNNRFEVYNSPLSEYGVLGFEYGYSQSNPNVLTIWEGQFGDFANGCQIMIDNFITSGESKWNVPSGLVMMLPHGLDGQGPEHSSGRMERFLQLMDDDPNIVFQMKEQRIKRQILDSNFQVCVCSNPSNYFHSLRRQLRRDFRKPLILFNSKRLLKFSKATSDISLFLEGTRFHRLIPDTHEEIKAPKEIKKVVICYGQVYYDILQKRQETKRNDVAIVRVEQLAPFPYDHFRVVAQQYENAEFVFCQEEHQNSGAWQYLEPRIQNVLSLLHQQSKIKHQYLTFCGRRPSASTASGSPTVHKQELEKLLSILFQ; translated from the exons ATGATAAGAGCCTCAAATAAAGTGATCAGATATTCTTTTTCGGCAACATATGTTAGTGGGTTGTTTGAACATTGGTAAAAGAACCCTTAATCAGTTCCTGAAGGATGGAGACAATATTTTAGCGAACAA attaatggTGGAGCAGGTGTCTAAGGCACAACATCTTTGAATCCATTGGATCATGCTAAACAAATACAATTGCTATATCGTACTTACTATATGTTTAGAATGTTTTTCGTATGCGGACATTAATTGGCTGATTTGGATCCATTAA atctACCTAACACAAAAGAATACGGAAGAGTGAAGGGCTCGAGACCAGAGATGACTTTGGATAGTTTTGGGTTTAAGAAGGAAGAATTGGATATCccaatttattttggaaACAAGGATTAAAGATCATTTATCTAT CCATTTATGGAAGTTAAGGAGGAGTGGACAATCAGAGAAATCTATGATAGATTATCTTAAATCTATACAAAAAAATACGGGGTTGAATACATTCACATGGTATCGACAGAATAAAAACATTGGGTTGAACAGGAAATGGATAGAATAGCATAATGGAAACCAAGTAAGGAGACTTAAACAGCTACTTGGTAGAGATTAGCTAGAGTTGACCTATTTAATGAGTTTTTGAAAAACAGATTCACAACAAGCAAAAGATTTGGAATTGAAGGCACAGACACATTAATCGTAGGTTTAGAAGCACTTGTAGATTAATGTGCTCAAAATAAGGTTGAACATATCATTGTGGGAATGGCTCACAGAGGAAGATTAAGCACATTAGCTAATGTATTTAAGAAACCATTGGAAATAATATTTgcagaattttaaaataaatacagtAAGGAAATAGAAGAATCATGGGGTAATATTGGAGATGTGAAATATCATTTGGGAGTCACAAGGGATTAATAATTCCCAGATGGACATCATATTAGAATGACAATGTTACCAAATCCATCTCATTTAGAAGCTGTCAATCCAGTTGTATAAGGTAAGACTAGAGCATTGTAAGACATTTGTGGAAATAAACAAAACTGTTTAGGTATCATCATTCATGGAGATGCTGCTATGGCTGGTTAAGGAGTTGTCTATGAATCATTATAACTTGAAAATTTGACAGGATATTCAAATGAAGGTGTTATCCATGTTGTggttaataatcaaattggaTTTACTACAACTCCAATTGATAGTAGATCTGGTTTATATTGTACAGATGTTGCTAAGGCTATTGATGTACCTATTATTCATGTTAATGCTGATGATCCTGATCTTGTAGaagaaatattcaaaattgcTGTTAGATTCAGATAGTAATTCAAAAAGGatattgtaattgatttgattggATATAGAAGATATGGTCATAATGAATAGGATTAACCTGCATTCACTCAACCATAAATGtatgaaatcattaataaataaaaacctgtatttcaattatatgatcaataattaagaaaaaatggAGTTATTACAGATGATTTTGCAAGTACCGAAATTAAGAAGTTAAACAATAGTCTAGAGACTGCTTATAAAAACATCTAAAAGGAAACCTTCGATAAAGTACATTGGGTACCTAAACCATGggaaaagatttaataagtGACCAAATGGGGAAAGGTAAAGGATACTGGTGTTGCTTTGAAGGATTTATTAGAGTTGAACGAGAAAGTCAATCATTTACCTGCTGAGTTGACTGTTCATCCATAAGTCAAgagaatttatgaataaagaaAGTAGTCTATTGAATAAGGAAAAGGAATTGACTTTGGAACTGCTGAAGCTCTGGCTTTTGGTACCTTGTTACATGAAGGATTCAGTATAAGATTGAGTGGTCAAGACTGTGAAAGAGGAACATTCTCATAAAGACATGCAGTCCTTAATGATCAAAAGAaagatatcaaatattatccacttagaaattaaataccTTCTGGAGgaaataatagatttgaaGTTTACAACTCTCCATTGTCAGAATACGGAGTCTTAGGATTCGAATATGGATATTCTCAATCTAATCCTAATGTTCTGACGATTTGGGAAGGACAATTTGGAGATTTCGCTAATGGATGTTAAATCATGATTGACAATTTCATTACTTCAGGAGAATCTAAATGGAATGTACCCTCAGGACTTGTTATGATGTTACCTCATGGATTAGATGGCTAAGGACCTGAACATTCCAGTGGAAGAATGGaaagatttttataattgatggATGATGATCCTAACATTGTATTTCAGATGAAAGAGTAGAGAATTAAGAGACAAATTCTCGATTCTAATTTCTAAGTGTGTGTCTGTTCAAACCCTTCCAATTATTTCCACTCTCTGCGTAGATAACTAAGAAGAGACTTTAGAAAacctttaattttattcaattctaaaagattacttaaattttctaAGGCAACTTCTGATATTTCTCTTTTCCTTGAAGGCACTAGATTCCATAGACTGATTCCTGATACTCACGAAGAAATTAAAGCTcctaaagaaataaaaaaggtTGTCATCTGCTATGGTTAAGTTTATTATGACATTTTATAGAAAAGACAAGAAACAAAACgaaat GACGTTGCTATCGTTAGAGTAGAATAATTAGCACCTTTTCCATATGACCATTTCAGAGTAGTTGCTTAATAATATGAGAATGCAGAATTTGTATTCTGTTAAGAAGAACATTAAAACTCAGGTGCTTGGCAATATCTAGAACcaagaatttaaaat GTTTTATCCTTGCTACATCAATAAAGCAAAATTAAACATCAATATTTAACATTTTGTGGTAGAAGACCTTCAGCATCAACAGCAAGTGGATCACCAACTGTAcacaaataagaattagaaaagcTTTTAAGTATACTCTTTTAATGA
- a CDS encoding Vacuolar proton ATPase subunit a, with translation MFRSQEMSYFQLVMPQDSAWTIMDQLGYLSKVEIIDHNRNEALINRPFANYVKRCDDLMVKIENMLQVAKNLNLLSNYKKGNLKQFTNQQNSHTHTYLDKIEEDINKRTSSFQEQNKHLEQLIDQSEYIQNYIEILIESQRYLGENAFQNQQTSKFEYYVGILKNQEQLQFHRVIFRVTKGNSYVHLKRMNEKQSIFIVLFPNIGNYGKQKIQKIVEQVSLGKFALPQNLLEFEKKLYELKNKEAEYINLIKMTQNQLCQCISNMLVIRNGLPLIEYYKFYLIKEKELYKELNKLKMQGRLFLGELWVPTKDIQQLEQTIQVIKEQQSNNPGGQLAQKSPPDFLQKPTYFKLNEFTQVFQEIVNTYGIPRYQEINPAIITIITFPFLFGVMFGDIGHGFVLFVFGSYLCLFKNKSFYNLRYLILLMGVFSFYSGLIYNDYLSLSLNLFQTCLGSEDQCVYPFGIDPMWGDHLEFNDSFKMKLSIIIAFCHMLLGVSLSGLNYLFLEDWLRLTCKFIPQLLFLICTIGYMVFLIIYKWLTPFEPQNAPSIITTMISMILNLGRISGPQMWEGDSQNYVQYCLLIICIITIPWMWLPSIISHLVRRKSHQQSKDKLKTHRVDYGQLIEESGVEMIQTSSYSHEQTDVKQNKELQDSKVQIQQKEHNSHLGIEDMIVHETIETLEYVLGVISNTASYLRLWALSLAHSQLSQVFFELLLVQPINHGQPISLMIGYPFWALITFGVLMCMDSMECFLHSLRLHWVEFQNKFFKGDGVQFKAYSFRDRIKDSINLESQ, from the exons atGTTCAGATCACAAGAAAtgagttatttttaattagtgaTGCCCTAAGACAGTGCGTGGACTATCATGGATTAATTAGGTTATTTAAGTAAAGTGgaaattattgatcataATCGTAATGAAGCCTTAATCAATAGACCATTTGCAAATTACGTTAAAAG ATGTGATGACTTGATggtaaaaattgaaaatatgcTTTAAGTGgcaaagaatttaaatttgctctctaattataaaaaaggaaatttgaaatagtttACAAATCAA CAAAATTCACATACTCACACTTATCTTGATAAGATTGAAGAAGacataaataaaagaacTTCATCTTTTCAGGAGTAAAATAAGCATCTTGAATAACTTATTGATTAATCAGAATACatacaaaattatattgaaattttaatagaaagtCAAAGGTATTTAGGGGAGAATGCATTTCAAAATCAACAGACctcaaaatttgaatactATGTTGGGatacttaaaaattaagaataattata ATTCCATCGAGTGATATTTAGAGTGACCAAAGGAAACTCCTATGTTCATTTGAAGAGGATGAATGAGAAGTAATCAATTTTCATCGTTTTATTTCCAAATATAGGAAACTATGGAAAATAAAAGATCCAAAAAATTGTAGAATAAGTATCCTTAGGAAAGTTTGCTTTGCCTTAGAATCTGTtggaatttgaaaaaaaattatatgaattgaagaataaagaagctgaatatattaat CTTATAAAAATGACTCAGAATTAACTATGCTAATGCATATCAAATATGTTAGTAATAAGAAATGGATTACCTTTGATAGAATattataagttttatttaatcaaagaaaagGAACTTTACAAAGAGCTGAATAAGTTAAAAATGCAAGGCAGGTTGTTCCTAGGAGAACTATGGGTTCCAACAAAagatatttaacaattagaaCAAACTATATAAGTGATTAAGGAATAGCAATCAAATAATCCTGGGGGTTAGTTAGCCTAAAAGAGTCCTCCTGATTTTCTGTAGAAACCCacttatttcaaattaaatgagtTCACTTAGGTATTTTAAGAGATAGTCAACACATATGGGATTCCAAGATATCAAGAGATAAATCCtgcaataataacaataattacgtttccatttttatttggaGTAATGTTCGGAGATATAGGTCATGGATTTGTATTATTTGTGTTTGGATCTTATCTGTGTttgtttaagaataaatcCTTCTACAATCTAAGATATCTAATCCTATTGATGGGTGTATTTAGCTTTTATTCAGgactaatttataatgattatttgagTTTATCCTTAAACCTATTTCAAACTTGTTTAGGATCAGAGGATTAATGTGTCTACCCATTTGGAATTGATCCAATGTGGGGAGACCATTTAGAATTCAACgattcatttaaaatgaagTTAAGCATCATAATTGCATTTTGTCATATGTTATTGGGAGTTTCTTTGAGTggtttaaattatctatttttggAGGATTGGCTACGATTAACTTGTAAATTCAttccataattattatttttgatatgcACAATTGGGTATATggtatttttgataatatacAAATGGTTGACACCTTTTGAACCATAAAATGCCCCAAGCATAATCACTACAATGATAtcaatgattttgaatttaggGAGAATATCAGGTCCTTAAATGTGGGAAGGAGACTCTTAGAACTATGTTTAATATTGTCTTTTAA TAATTTGTATCATCACAATACCTTGGATGTGGTTACCATCAATTATCAGTCACTTGGTAAGAAGGAAAAGTCATTAATAAAGTAAAGATAAACTTAAGACTCACAGAGTAGATTATggataattaatagaagaatCAGGAGTTGAAATGATCTAAACTAGTTCTTATAGTCATGAGTAAACTGAtgtaaaatagaataaagaatTGCAAGACTCAAAAGTgcagatttaataaaaggaGCATAATTCACATTTAGGTATTGAAGATATGATTGTCCATGAAACCATTGAAACATTGGAATATGTCCTTGGGGTAATATCAAACACTGCAAGTTACTTAAGATTATGGGCATTAAGTTTGGCTCATTCTTAACTCTCACAAGTTTTCTTTGAATTGTTGCTCGTACAACCAATTAATCATGGATAACCAATTAGTTTAATGATAGGGTATCCATTTTGGGCTTTGATAACTTTTGGTGTTCTGATGTGCATGGACAGTATGGAGTGTTTTTTGCATTCCTTAAGATTGCATTG GGTcgaattttagaataagttTTTTAAAGGCGACGGTGTCTAGTTTAAGGCCTATTCGTTTAGAGATAGAATCAAGGACAGTATCAATTTAGAATCGTAGTGA
- a CDS encoding GTP-binding protein RAB2 homolog: MNIYNYLFKFIIVGDTNVGKSCLLLQFTDSRFRNEHDATIGVEFGSRNLKINEKQIKLQIWDTAGQESFKSITRSYYRGSIGGILVFDVTNRESFDNVQKWHTEIQGYACDKIEMVIVGNKIDLEDRREVKTEEGRKFAQKHGFDYFETSAKTGENVDAVFESMATKVLAKIGSGDLDPSQEIYGIKTGSIGIYSKPANPPTNNQPSKPQTITTNQNQNQKSDTCC, encoded by the exons atgaatatttacaattatctCTTTAAGTTCATTATTGTCGGAGACACTA ATGTTGGCAAAAGCTGTttactattataattcaCTGATTCTCGATTTAGAAATGAACATGATGCAACTATTGGAGTAGAATTTGGATCAAGAAATctcaaaataaatgagaaaCAAATCAAACTGTAAATATGGGACACT GCTGGATAAGAATCATTTAAATCCATTACTCGTTCCTATTATCGAGG ATCCATAGGAGGAATCCTTGTCTTCGACGTTACTAATAGAGAGTCATTTGATAATGTGTAAAAATGGCACACCGAAATTCAAGGATATGCTTgtgataaaattgaaatggTTATTGTGGGAAATAAAATCGATTTAGAAGATAG AAGAGAAGTGAAAACTGAAGAAGGAAGGAAGTTCGCTTAGAAACATGGCTTTGATTACTTCGAAACATCTGCCAAAACAGGAGAAAATGTTGATGCTGTTTTTGAGTCCATGGCAACTAAAGTCTTAGCTAAAATTGGAAGTGGAGATCTTGATCCATCATAAGAA atttatggAATCAAAACAGGTTCTATTGGTATTTATAGCAAACCTGCAAATCCACCTACAAATAATTAACCTTCAAAACCATAGACAATAAcaactaattaaaatcaaaattagaagtCTGACACCTGCTGCTGA